Proteins from a genomic interval of Rosa chinensis cultivar Old Blush chromosome 2, RchiOBHm-V2, whole genome shotgun sequence:
- the LOC112183889 gene encoding DNA-binding protein HEXBP-like, translated as MAIEQENLIFQEQESAERDSRRKGKATVENSEGTDAQGGFWKRRRTHQQAPAREAATPARVAPVGQGAPLRCYNCKEIGHTAKACTKPKNLACFTCGQTGHFSRDCTQQQGRGQGNQRGQQPLGHV; from the coding sequence atggccattgagcaggagaacttgaTTTTCCAGGAGCAGGAGTCTGCTGAGAGGGACTCTcgaaggaagggaaaggcaactgTTGAGAACAGTGAAGGGACAGATGCTCAGGGTGGGTTCTGGAAGAGGCGCAGGACTCATCAGCAGGCGCCAGCTAGGGAAGCGGCTACACCTGCTAGGGTTGCACCTGTTGGGCAGGGAGCACCTCTGAGATGTTACAACTGTAAGGAGATTGGCCATACTGCTAAGGCTTGCACAAAACCGAAGAACTTGGCGTGTTTTACTTGTGGCCAGACAGGgcatttctcaagggattgtacccagcagcagGGCAGGGGACAAGGAAATCAGCGAGGACAGCAGCCTTTGGGGCATGTCTGA